From a region of the Mycobacteriales bacterium genome:
- a CDS encoding cyclase family protein, which translates to MAKRWQRRPEGSTWGDWGDDDELGRINLLTPEKVRQGVREVEAGIAFSLSLPLDFPGGTALNQRRHPPKLSPTEDMNGVPGVFYNVRMSEMADWGDPRYVDVWADDVVTLSLQYSTQWDSLAHVGAEFDADGDGIEEAVYYNGYRAGVDLVGPSDDARGDGSGHRGFAHHLGLEHMAAHGVQGRGVLVDLHKHFGDEWRAVDLAALQEVMAADRVVVEPGDMLLIHTGFATRVLEWNREPDPRAIHRTGTWLDARDPAMLEWIADSQISALVADNYAVEGLLGKDPDPSRHSFLPIHHLCLFRLGVPLGEMWYLHELASWLRENNRSRFLLTAPPLRLPGAVGSPLTPVATV; encoded by the coding sequence GTGGCGAAGCGCTGGCAGCGGCGGCCGGAGGGATCCACGTGGGGCGACTGGGGTGACGACGACGAGCTCGGCCGGATCAACCTGCTGACCCCGGAGAAGGTGCGGCAAGGGGTTCGCGAGGTCGAAGCGGGGATCGCGTTCTCGCTGAGCCTGCCGCTGGACTTTCCGGGCGGCACCGCCTTGAACCAGCGCCGCCACCCGCCGAAGCTCTCGCCGACCGAGGACATGAACGGCGTACCAGGCGTCTTCTACAACGTCCGGATGAGCGAGATGGCGGACTGGGGGGATCCGCGCTACGTCGACGTGTGGGCCGATGACGTGGTGACGCTGTCGCTGCAGTACTCGACGCAGTGGGACTCACTCGCCCACGTCGGAGCGGAGTTCGACGCCGACGGTGACGGGATCGAGGAGGCCGTCTACTACAACGGCTACCGCGCGGGCGTCGATCTCGTCGGGCCGTCGGATGACGCGCGCGGTGACGGGTCGGGGCATCGCGGGTTCGCCCACCACCTCGGGCTCGAGCACATGGCCGCCCACGGGGTGCAGGGACGCGGCGTACTCGTCGACCTGCACAAGCATTTCGGCGACGAATGGCGCGCGGTCGACCTCGCCGCACTGCAGGAGGTGATGGCCGCGGACCGGGTGGTGGTGGAGCCGGGGGACATGCTGTTGATCCACACCGGCTTCGCCACCCGGGTGCTGGAGTGGAACCGGGAGCCGGATCCGCGCGCCATCCACCGGACCGGGACCTGGCTCGATGCCCGCGACCCGGCGATGCTCGAGTGGATCGCCGACTCGCAGATCTCGGCCTTGGTGGCCGACAACTACGCGGTCGAGGGGTTGCTCGGCAAGGATCCCGACCCGTCGCGGCACTCGTTCCTGCCCATCCACCACCTCTGCCTGTTCCGGCTCGGCGTGCCGCTCGGCGAGATGTGGTACCTGCACGAACTGGCTTCGTGGCTTCGTGAGAACAACCGGTCGCGCTTCTTGCTGACCGCGCCGCCGCTGCGCCTCCCCGGCGCCGTCGGATCACCTCTCACCCCC